Proteins encoded in a region of the Pseudomonas sp. GOM7 genome:
- the infB gene encoding translation initiation factor IF-2, whose amino-acid sequence MTQVTVKELAKVVDTPVERLLQQMREAGLSHSSAEQVVTDSEKQALLAHLKSSHGDKKVEEPRKITLQRKTTSTLRVAGSKTISVEVRKKKTFVKRSPEELEAEKQRELEAQRAEAEAARLKAEEEAKRKAEEEAKRQAAEAAVATPAAPAATPAVASEPVATVAAPVIEVERKKEEVRRPEKARSDEDERRERKHAQHRPTLKEKAPAPRVAPRSVDEESDGFRRGGRGKAKMKKRNQHGFQSPTGPIVRDVSIGETITVSDLAQQMAIKGAEIVKFMFKMGTPVTINQVLDQETAQLVAEEFGHKVKLVSDNALEEQLAESLKYEGEAIHRAPVVTVMGHVDHGKTSLLDYIRRAKVASGEAGGITQHIGAYHVETDRGMITFLDTPGHAAFTQMRARGAKATDIVILVVAADDGVMPQTQEAVQHAKAAGVPIVVAVNKMDKPEANPDNIKNGLAALDVIPEEWGGDAPFVPVSAKAGTGIDELLEAVLLQAEVLELTAMPSAPGRGVVVESRLDKGRGPVATVLVQDGTLRQGDMVLVGVNYGRVRAMLDENGKSIKEAGPSIPVEILGLDGTPDAGDEMMVVADEKKAREVALFRQGKFREVKLARAHAGKLENIFENMGQEEKKTLNIVLKADVRGSLEALQGSLSTLGNDEVQVRVVGGGVGGITESDANLALASNAVLFGFNVRADAGARKIVESEGLDMRYYNVIYDIIEDVKKALTGMLGSDVRENILGTAEVRDVFRSPKFGAVAGCMVIEGTVYRNRPIRVLREDVVIFEGELESLRRFKDDVAEVRNGMECGIAVKSYNDVKVGDKIEVFEKVQVARSL is encoded by the coding sequence ATGACGCAAGTCACGGTGAAAGAACTGGCCAAAGTGGTCGACACCCCGGTCGAACGCCTGCTGCAGCAGATGCGTGAGGCTGGCCTGTCCCACAGCAGTGCCGAACAAGTGGTAACCGATAGTGAGAAGCAAGCCTTGCTTGCCCATCTCAAGAGCAGTCACGGCGACAAGAAGGTCGAAGAGCCGCGCAAGATCACCTTGCAGCGCAAGACCACCAGCACCCTGCGCGTGGCTGGCAGCAAGACCATCAGCGTGGAAGTGCGCAAGAAGAAGACCTTCGTCAAGCGCAGCCCGGAAGAGCTGGAAGCCGAGAAGCAGCGCGAGCTGGAGGCCCAGCGTGCCGAGGCCGAGGCCGCGCGCCTGAAGGCCGAGGAAGAAGCCAAGCGCAAGGCCGAAGAAGAGGCCAAGCGTCAGGCGGCCGAAGCTGCGGTCGCTACCCCGGCGGCGCCGGCTGCCACCCCGGCAGTGGCCAGCGAACCGGTGGCGACCGTCGCCGCTCCGGTGATCGAGGTCGAGCGCAAGAAAGAAGAAGTGCGTCGCCCCGAGAAGGCGCGCAGCGACGAGGACGAGCGTCGCGAGCGCAAGCACGCCCAGCATCGCCCGACCCTCAAGGAAAAGGCGCCGGCACCTCGCGTTGCGCCGCGTAGCGTCGACGAAGAGAGCGATGGCTTCCGTCGTGGCGGTCGTGGCAAGGCCAAGATGAAGAAGCGCAACCAGCACGGTTTCCAGAGCCCGACTGGCCCGATCGTGCGCGACGTGTCCATTGGCGAGACCATCACCGTTTCCGATCTGGCCCAGCAAATGGCCATCAAGGGTGCGGAAATCGTCAAGTTCATGTTCAAGATGGGCACTCCGGTGACCATCAACCAGGTGCTGGATCAGGAAACCGCGCAACTGGTCGCCGAAGAGTTCGGCCACAAGGTCAAGCTGGTCAGCGACAACGCCCTGGAAGAGCAACTGGCCGAATCCCTGAAGTACGAGGGTGAAGCCATTCACCGTGCGCCGGTGGTGACCGTGATGGGGCACGTCGACCACGGCAAGACTTCCCTGCTCGACTACATCCGTCGTGCCAAGGTGGCATCCGGCGAGGCCGGTGGTATCACCCAGCACATCGGTGCCTACCACGTGGAAACCGATCGCGGCATGATCACCTTCCTCGATACCCCCGGTCACGCGGCGTTCACCCAGATGCGTGCCCGTGGTGCCAAGGCCACCGACATCGTCATCCTCGTCGTCGCTGCTGACGACGGCGTGATGCCGCAGACCCAGGAAGCCGTGCAGCACGCGAAAGCGGCTGGCGTACCCATCGTGGTCGCGGTGAACAAGATGGACAAGCCGGAAGCCAACCCGGACAACATCAAGAACGGCCTGGCCGCGCTGGACGTGATTCCGGAAGAGTGGGGCGGCGACGCACCCTTCGTACCGGTTTCCGCCAAGGCTGGTACCGGTATCGACGAACTGCTCGAGGCTGTGCTGCTGCAGGCCGAGGTGCTGGAACTCACGGCCATGCCGTCGGCGCCTGGCCGTGGCGTGGTGGTCGAATCGCGTCTGGACAAGGGCCGTGGCCCGGTGGCCACCGTGCTGGTGCAGGACGGTACGCTGCGTCAGGGTGACATGGTGCTGGTCGGCGTCAACTATGGCCGCGTGCGCGCCATGCTCGACGAGAACGGCAAGTCGATCAAGGAAGCCGGCCCGTCCATTCCGGTCGAGATCCTCGGCCTCGATGGCACGCCGGATGCCGGTGACGAGATGATGGTGGTGGCCGACGAGAAGAAGGCCCGCGAGGTCGCACTGTTCCGTCAGGGCAAGTTCCGCGAAGTCAAGTTGGCCCGCGCCCACGCCGGCAAGCTGGAAAACATCTTCGAGAACATGGGCCAGGAAGAGAAGAAAACCCTCAACATCGTGCTCAAGGCCGACGTGCGTGGTTCTCTGGAAGCCCTGCAGGGCTCGCTCAGCACCCTCGGCAACGACGAAGTGCAGGTGCGTGTGGTCGGTGGCGGCGTCGGTGGTATCACCGAGTCCGATGCCAACCTGGCACTGGCTTCCAATGCCGTGCTGTTCGGCTTCAACGTCCGTGCTGATGCCGGTGCGCGCAAGATCGTCGAGTCCGAAGGCCTCGACATGCGCTACTACAACGTCATCTACGACATCATCGAAGACGTCAAGAAGGCCCTCACCGGCATGCTCGGCAGCGACGTTCGCGAGAACATCCTGGGCACCGCCGAAGTGCGTGACGTGTTCCGTTCGCCGAAGTTCGGCGCCGTCGCTGGCTGCATGGTCATCGAGGGTACCGTTTACCGCAACCGTCCGATCCGCGTACTGCGCGAGGACGTGGTGATCTTCGAGGGCGAGCTGGAATCGCTGCGTCGCTTCAAGGACGACGTCGCCGAAGTGCGTAACGGCATGGAGTGCGGTATCGCCGTGAAGAGCTACAACGACGTCAAGGTCGGCGACAAGATCGAAGTGTTCGAGAAGGTCCAGGTGGCGCGCAGCCTGTAA
- the rbfA gene encoding 30S ribosome-binding factor RbfA: MAKDYSRTQRIGDQMQRELATLIQREIKDPRLGLVTITAVDVSRDLSHAKVFITVMGKDDDAEQIKLNLEILSEAAGYLRMLLGKSMKVRTIPQLHFQYDASIRRGAELSALIERAVAEDRKHQDGGED, from the coding sequence ATGGCCAAAGATTACAGCCGTACCCAGCGTATCGGCGATCAGATGCAACGCGAACTGGCGACGCTGATCCAGCGCGAGATCAAGGATCCGCGCCTGGGTCTGGTGACCATCACCGCAGTGGACGTCAGCCGCGACCTGTCCCATGCCAAGGTGTTCATCACCGTCATGGGCAAGGACGACGATGCCGAGCAGATCAAGCTCAACCTGGAGATTCTTTCCGAGGCGGCCGGCTACCTGCGCATGCTGCTGGGCAAATCGATGAAGGTGCGTACCATCCCGCAATTGCACTTCCAGTACGACGCCAGCATTCGCCGTGGCGCCGAGCTGTCGGCGCTGATCGAGCGCGCGGTAGCGGAAGATCGCAAGCACCAGGATGGCGGTGAGGACTGA
- a CDS encoding BON domain-containing protein: protein MKQSINRFAVATLTATALSLTLASAAFAQPTMLAANDTVDKAEQAVSDTWITSKVKSIFIADKDLSGLDIKVETNQGVVSLSGVVATDAERDLAVAKAKEVDGVKDVAAEALKTAN, encoded by the coding sequence ATGAAACAGTCCATCAATCGTTTTGCCGTAGCTACCCTGACCGCGACAGCGCTGAGCCTGACGCTCGCCTCGGCGGCCTTCGCCCAGCCGACCATGCTCGCGGCCAACGACACCGTGGACAAGGCTGAGCAGGCTGTCTCCGATACCTGGATCACCAGCAAGGTCAAATCCATCTTCATCGCCGACAAGGATCTCAGCGGCCTGGATATCAAGGTGGAGACCAACCAGGGCGTGGTTTCCCTGTCCGGTGTGGTGGCCACCGATGCCGAGCGCGATCTGGCGGTTGCCAAGGCCAAGGAAGTTGATGGGGTCAAGGACGTTGCCGCAGAAGCCCTGAAAACCGCCAACTGA
- the rpsO gene encoding 30S ribosomal protein S15: MALSVEEKAQIVNEYKQAEGDTGSPEVQVALLTANINKLQDHFKANGKDHHSRRGLIRMVNQRRKLLDYLKGKDTSRYSALIGRLGLRR; encoded by the coding sequence ATGGCACTCAGCGTTGAAGAAAAAGCCCAGATCGTAAACGAGTACAAGCAAGCTGAAGGCGATACCGGTAGCCCGGAAGTGCAGGTTGCCCTGCTGACCGCCAACATCAACAAGCTGCAGGATCACTTCAAGGCCAACGGCAAGGATCACCACAGCCGTCGCGGTCTGATCCGCATGGTAAACCAGCGCCGTAAGCTGCTGGACTACCTCAAGGGTAAGGACACCTCTCGTTACAGCGCCCTGATCGGTCGCCTGGGCCTGCGTCGTTAA
- a CDS encoding CsbD family protein, with protein MNSDIIKGKWKQLSGRLKERWGNLTDDDVNVAEGHSDYLVGKLQERYGWSKEKAQQELRDFSDKL; from the coding sequence ATGAACAGTGACATCATCAAAGGCAAGTGGAAGCAACTCAGCGGTCGCCTCAAGGAGCGTTGGGGCAACCTGACCGATGACGACGTCAACGTGGCCGAGGGCCACAGCGACTACCTGGTCGGCAAGCTGCAGGAGCGTTATGGCTGGAGCAAGGAAAAGGCCCAGCAGGAGCTGCGTGACTTCAGCGACAAGCTCTGA
- a CDS encoding DUF748 domain-containing protein — protein sequence MPKGLKRALSALLIAVFLYSLIGFLILPGIALRIANQQLAQYANVPASLQRVQFNPFSLELSLWGLRLGASEQEDLRVQRLYANLQADSLWSGALHLAEVELQGAHTAVLFDKEGKLNLAQLFRLPPRDAQEPPSDSQPFPLRIDDLRVQENALRFQDLRPSEPVEFAYDALNLHLRNLSTLAGDDAEMTLTASGPYGARIDWQGQLSLTPAITSSGSLKISDGHLNTFWPYVRDAVPLVLKEGQIDLAGDYQLDLSSGTELQLSAVSAHLAPFAIDDPQGKPLVRLQRLDIADSRLDLAKQQVLIGQVRSQGLEAWAAREADGELDWQKLFARPQGSEAKAGETPQEPDKPWQVRLADVQLRDYKAHLADRAPEQDVAVDVGPLNLDLADFDSLGDKPFTLRLDTGVGKQGKLQAKGEVQLQPTTARLEVATQDLDLRLAQAYLSPFIRLELRSGLLGSNLDVQLDGTNPLALNVTGDARIDQLHTLDTLRERDLVRWKQVRVNGIAYQHGESLAIDRIELDQPYARFMINEDRSTNLSELIVPQPASSQEDSGKALAVHIGGIAINGGSANFADFSLTPNFATAIQQLDGQIGTLDNQRPLAASVDISGKVDRYAPVSIKGKLTPFDPLNSLDIATRFRNVELTTITPYSGKFAGYRIRKGRLNLDLHYRIEKGQLNADNKVLVENLQLGERVDSPDAVDLPVRLAVALLKDTQGRIAIELPVKGNLNDPQFSVMPVVWQTLRNLVLRAAQAPFKFVAGLVGGSADMDLSTIPFAAGSAELSGDARQALDTLAKALQERPALRLEVEGQSAQRADGPLLAEQRLQREFRTTWYKVLQRRGDKVPASPDELTVDEDEQAALLEGIYRSRLKQQPPAEWAELDEEQRLQKMRQAVLDSWAQSQLLLRQLAQQRAAVIKDYLVEQGHLSDERVYLIDVNLAEPQADGRVLTALHLDSQ from the coding sequence ATGCCCAAAGGACTGAAGCGCGCACTGAGCGCCCTGTTGATCGCCGTTTTTCTCTACAGCCTGATCGGCTTTCTGATTCTGCCAGGCATCGCCCTGCGCATCGCCAACCAGCAGCTCGCCCAGTACGCCAACGTACCGGCCAGCCTGCAGCGCGTACAGTTCAACCCCTTCAGCCTCGAACTCAGCCTGTGGGGGCTGCGCCTCGGTGCAAGCGAACAGGAGGATCTGCGTGTGCAACGCCTGTATGCCAACCTGCAGGCCGACAGCCTCTGGAGTGGCGCCCTGCACCTGGCCGAGGTGGAGCTACAAGGCGCGCACACGGCGGTGCTGTTCGACAAGGAAGGCAAGCTCAACCTCGCTCAGTTGTTCCGCCTGCCGCCACGCGATGCACAGGAGCCACCCAGTGACAGCCAGCCCTTCCCGCTGCGCATCGACGATCTGCGCGTGCAGGAAAATGCCCTGCGCTTCCAGGATCTGCGCCCCAGCGAACCCGTGGAGTTCGCCTACGACGCCTTGAACCTGCACCTGCGCAACCTCAGCACCCTGGCCGGCGACGATGCCGAAATGACCCTGACCGCCAGCGGCCCCTACGGTGCACGTATCGACTGGCAGGGCCAGCTCAGCCTGACGCCTGCCATTACCTCCAGCGGTAGCCTGAAGATCAGCGACGGCCACCTGAACACCTTCTGGCCCTATGTCCGCGATGCCGTGCCGCTGGTACTGAAAGAAGGCCAGATCGACCTGGCCGGTGACTACCAACTGGATCTGAGCAGCGGCACCGAACTGCAACTGAGCGCTGTCAGCGCCCACTTGGCCCCCTTCGCCATCGACGACCCACAAGGCAAGCCGCTGGTGCGCCTGCAACGCCTGGATATCGCCGACAGCCGCCTGGATCTGGCCAAGCAGCAGGTGCTGATCGGCCAGGTGCGCAGCCAGGGCCTGGAGGCCTGGGCTGCGCGCGAAGCTGATGGCGAGCTGGACTGGCAGAAGCTGTTCGCCAGGCCACAGGGCAGCGAGGCCAAAGCGGGCGAGACGCCACAGGAGCCAGACAAGCCCTGGCAAGTGCGCCTGGCCGATGTGCAACTGCGTGACTACAAGGCCCACCTCGCCGACCGCGCCCCGGAACAGGACGTGGCGGTGGATGTCGGCCCACTGAACCTCGACCTCGCGGATTTCGACAGCCTCGGCGACAAGCCCTTCACCTTGCGCCTGGATACCGGGGTGGGCAAACAGGGCAAGCTGCAGGCCAAGGGTGAAGTCCAGCTCCAGCCCACCACGGCCAGGCTCGAGGTGGCGACGCAAGACCTCGACCTACGCCTGGCCCAGGCCTACCTGAGCCCCTTCATCCGCCTGGAACTGCGCAGCGGCCTGCTCGGCAGCAACCTCGACGTCCAGCTCGACGGCACCAACCCCCTGGCCCTGAACGTGACGGGTGATGCCCGCATCGACCAGTTGCATACCCTCGACACCCTGCGCGAACGCGATCTGGTGCGCTGGAAGCAGGTGCGGGTCAACGGCATCGCCTATCAGCATGGCGAGAGCCTGGCCATAGACCGGATCGAGCTGGATCAGCCCTATGCGCGCTTCATGATCAATGAAGACCGCAGCACCAACCTCAGCGAACTGATCGTGCCGCAACCGGCCTCCTCGCAGGAGGATTCAGGCAAGGCGCTGGCCGTGCACATCGGCGGCATCGCCATCAATGGCGGCTCGGCCAACTTCGCCGACTTCAGCCTGACGCCGAACTTCGCCACTGCCATCCAGCAGCTCGATGGCCAGATCGGCACCCTCGACAACCAGCGTCCGCTGGCCGCCAGCGTCGATATCAGCGGCAAGGTCGACCGTTATGCGCCGGTCAGCATCAAAGGCAAACTCACCCCCTTCGACCCACTCAACAGCCTGGATATCGCCACGCGTTTCAGGAACGTCGAGCTGACCACCATCACCCCCTACTCCGGCAAGTTCGCCGGTTACCGCATCCGCAAGGGGCGCCTCAATCTCGACCTGCACTACCGCATCGAGAAAGGCCAACTGAATGCCGATAACAAGGTGCTGGTGGAGAACCTGCAATTGGGCGAGCGGGTCGACAGCCCCGATGCCGTCGACCTGCCGGTGCGCCTGGCGGTCGCACTGCTCAAGGACACCCAGGGCCGTATTGCCATCGAGCTGCCGGTCAAGGGTAACCTCAATGACCCGCAGTTCAGCGTCATGCCGGTGGTCTGGCAGACCCTGCGCAACCTGGTGCTGCGCGCCGCTCAGGCCCCCTTCAAGTTCGTTGCCGGGCTGGTGGGCGGCAGTGCTGACATGGATCTGAGCACCATCCCCTTCGCCGCCGGCTCCGCTGAATTGTCCGGCGACGCCCGTCAGGCACTCGATACCCTGGCCAAGGCCCTGCAGGAACGCCCGGCCCTGCGCCTGGAAGTGGAGGGCCAGAGCGCACAGCGCGCCGATGGCCCCTTGCTGGCCGAACAGCGCCTGCAGCGAGAATTCCGTACAACCTGGTACAAGGTGCTGCAGCGCCGTGGCGACAAAGTGCCGGCCAGCCCCGACGAGCTGACGGTAGACGAAGACGAACAGGCCGCCCTGCTCGAAGGCATCTATCGTTCGCGCCTCAAACAGCAGCCGCCGGCGGAATGGGCTGAGCTGGACGAAGAGCAGCGTCTGCAGAAGATGCGCCAGGCGGTGCTGGACTCCTGGGCGCAGAGCCAGTTGCTGCTACGCCAACTGGCCCAGCAACGTGCCGCCGTGATCAAGGACTATCTGGTGGAACAGGGCCATCTGAGCGATGAACGGGTCTACCTGATCGATGTCAACCTGGCAGAACCCCAAGCCGATGGTCGGGTGCTCACCGCCCTGCATCTGGACAGCCAATGA
- the pnp gene encoding polyribonucleotide nucleotidyltransferase, producing MNPVIKQFKFGQSTVTLETGRIARQASGAVLVTVDSDVTVLVTVVGAKSADPSKGFFPLSVHYQEKTYAAGKIPGGFFKREGRPSEKETLTSRLIDRPIRPLFPEGFMNEVQVVCTVVSTSKKTDPDIAAMIGTSAALAVSGIPFNGPIGAARVAFHPDTGYLLNPNYEQLQASSLDMVVAGTETAVLMVESEADELTEDQMLGAVLFAHQEFQAVIQAVKEFAAEAGKPTWNWQAPAANTPLLDAIRNQFGAAISQAYTITIKQDRYNRLGELRDEVVAALAGEGEGKFSADEVKAAFGEIEYRTVRQNIVDGKPRIDGRDTRTVRPLQIEVGVLDKTHGSALFTRGETQALVVATLGTARDAQLLDTLEGEKRDAFMLHYNFPPFSVGECGRMGGAGRREIGHGRLARRGVAAMLPKGDDFPYTIRVVSEITESNGSSSMASVCGASLALMDAGVPMKAPVAGIAMGLVLEGEKFAVLTDILGDEDHLGDMDFKVAGTAKGVTALQMDIKIQGITEEIMEQALEQALEARLNILGQMNQVISQSRTELSANAPTMLAMKIDQDKIRDVIGKGGATIRAICEETKASIDIEDDGSIKIFGETKDAAEAAKQRVLAITAEAEIGKIYVGKVERIVDFGAFVNILPGKDGLVHISMLSDQRVEKVTDVLKEGQEVKVLVLDVDNRGRIKLSIKDVAAAEASGV from the coding sequence GTGAACCCGGTAATCAAGCAATTCAAGTTCGGTCAGTCGACCGTGACCCTCGAGACTGGCCGCATCGCCCGTCAAGCCAGCGGCGCCGTGCTGGTGACCGTCGACAGTGACGTCACCGTGCTGGTCACCGTGGTCGGTGCCAAGAGCGCCGATCCGAGCAAGGGCTTCTTCCCGCTGTCCGTGCACTACCAGGAAAAGACCTACGCTGCCGGCAAGATCCCGGGTGGCTTCTTCAAACGTGAAGGCCGCCCCAGCGAGAAGGAAACCCTGACCTCGCGCCTGATCGACCGTCCGATCCGCCCGCTGTTCCCCGAAGGTTTCATGAACGAAGTGCAGGTCGTCTGCACCGTCGTTTCTACCAGCAAGAAGACCGATCCGGACATCGCTGCGATGATCGGCACCTCCGCTGCCCTGGCCGTTTCCGGCATCCCGTTCAATGGCCCGATCGGTGCCGCGCGCGTAGCCTTCCACCCGGATACCGGCTACCTGCTGAACCCCAACTACGAGCAACTGCAGGCCTCCAGCCTGGACATGGTGGTGGCTGGTACCGAAACCGCCGTATTGATGGTGGAATCGGAAGCTGACGAGCTGACCGAAGACCAAATGCTGGGCGCCGTGCTGTTCGCCCACCAGGAATTCCAGGCCGTGATCCAGGCCGTCAAGGAATTCGCTGCCGAAGCCGGCAAGCCGACCTGGAACTGGCAGGCCCCTGCCGCCAACACCCCGCTGCTGGACGCCATCCGCAACCAGTTCGGCGCGGCCATCAGCCAGGCCTACACCATCACCATCAAGCAGGATCGCTACAACCGTCTGGGCGAGCTGCGTGATGAGGTCGTCGCGGCCCTGGCCGGCGAAGGCGAAGGCAAGTTCTCTGCCGACGAGGTCAAAGCCGCTTTCGGCGAGATCGAGTACCGCACCGTTCGCCAGAACATCGTCGACGGCAAGCCGCGTATCGACGGTCGCGACACCCGCACCGTGCGTCCGCTGCAGATCGAAGTCGGCGTACTGGACAAGACCCACGGCTCGGCCCTGTTCACCCGTGGCGAAACCCAGGCGCTGGTCGTTGCCACCCTCGGCACCGCCCGCGATGCCCAGCTGCTCGACACCCTGGAAGGCGAGAAGCGCGATGCCTTCATGCTGCACTACAACTTCCCGCCGTTCTCGGTCGGTGAGTGTGGCCGCATGGGCGGTGCCGGCCGCCGCGAAATCGGTCACGGCCGTCTGGCCCGTCGTGGCGTTGCCGCCATGCTGCCGAAGGGCGACGACTTCCCGTACACCATCCGCGTGGTATCGGAAATCACCGAATCCAACGGTTCGTCCTCCATGGCTTCGGTCTGCGGCGCTTCCCTGGCGCTGATGGATGCCGGTGTGCCGATGAAGGCGCCGGTTGCCGGTATCGCCATGGGCCTGGTGCTGGAAGGCGAGAAGTTCGCCGTGCTGACCGATATCCTCGGTGACGAAGACCATCTGGGCGACATGGACTTCAAAGTAGCCGGTACCGCCAAGGGTGTTACCGCGCTGCAGATGGACATCAAGATCCAGGGCATCACCGAAGAGATCATGGAGCAGGCGCTGGAACAGGCGCTGGAAGCGCGCCTGAACATCCTCGGCCAGATGAACCAGGTGATCAGCCAGTCGCGCACCGAGCTGTCGGCCAATGCCCCGACCATGCTGGCGATGAAGATCGACCAGGACAAGATCCGCGACGTCATCGGCAAGGGTGGCGCCACCATCCGCGCCATCTGCGAAGAGACCAAGGCCTCCATCGACATCGAAGACGACGGTTCGATCAAGATCTTCGGCGAAACCAAGGACGCCGCCGAGGCTGCCAAGCAGCGCGTGCTGGCGATCACCGCGGAAGCCGAGATCGGCAAGATCTACGTCGGCAAGGTCGAGCGCATCGTCGACTTCGGCGCCTTCGTCAACATCCTGCCGGGCAAGGACGGCCTGGTGCACATCTCCATGCTGAGCGATCAGCGCGTGGAGAAGGTCACCGACGTGCTGAAGGAAGGTCAGGAAGTGAAGGTACTGGTACTGGACGTGGACAACCGCGGCCGTATCAAGCTGTCGATCAAGGACGTGGCGGCGGCAGAAGCCTCTGGCGTCTGA
- the truB gene encoding tRNA pseudouridine(55) synthase TruB, translated as MAQVKRIRRKVDGIILLDKPLGFTSNAALQKVRWLLNAEKAGHTGSLDPLATGVLPLCFGEATKFSQYLLDADKGYETVAQLGVTTTTGDAEGDVLERRPVTVGRSEIEALLPRFRGEIKQIPPMYSALKKDGQPLYKLARAGEVVEREARSVTIARLELLALDGEQARLSVDCSKGTYIRTLVEDLGQLLGCGAHVAQLRRTKAGPFDLARTVTLEELEAVHAEGGSAALDRFLQPVDAGLQDWPLLQLSEHSAFYWLQGQPVRAPEAPKFGMLRVQDHNGRFIGIGEVSDDGRIAPRRLINTGA; from the coding sequence GTGGCGCAGGTCAAACGTATTCGTCGCAAGGTCGATGGCATCATCCTGCTGGACAAACCCCTCGGCTTTACCTCCAACGCGGCGCTGCAGAAGGTGCGCTGGCTGCTCAACGCCGAGAAGGCCGGGCACACCGGCAGCCTCGACCCGTTGGCCACCGGCGTGCTGCCGCTGTGCTTCGGTGAGGCGACCAAGTTCTCCCAGTACCTGCTCGATGCCGACAAGGGCTACGAGACCGTCGCCCAGCTTGGCGTGACCACCACCACCGGCGATGCCGAGGGTGATGTGCTCGAGCGTCGCCCGGTGACCGTTGGTCGCAGCGAAATCGAAGCGCTGTTGCCGCGTTTTCGTGGGGAAATCAAGCAGATACCACCGATGTACTCGGCCTTGAAGAAGGATGGTCAGCCTCTCTACAAACTGGCCCGTGCAGGGGAAGTAGTGGAGCGCGAAGCGCGTTCTGTTACTATTGCGCGCCTGGAATTGCTGGCTCTCGACGGCGAGCAGGCGCGTCTGTCGGTGGACTGCAGCAAAGGCACCTACATTCGCACCCTGGTCGAAGATCTCGGCCAGTTGCTCGGTTGTGGCGCCCACGTGGCGCAGTTGCGCCGCACCAAGGCCGGCCCGTTCGACCTGGCACGTACCGTGACCCTGGAAGAACTGGAAGCGGTACATGCCGAAGGCGGCAGTGCGGCACTGGATCGCTTCCTGCAGCCGGTCGACGCCGGTTTGCAGGATTGGCCGCTGCTGCAGCTCTCCGAGCACAGCGCGTTCTACTGGCTGCAAGGGCAGCCGGTGCGTGCGCCGGAGGCGCCGAAGTTCGGCATGCTGCGGGTGCAGGATCACAATGGTCGCTTCATCGGCATCGGTGAAGTGAGTGACGATGGGCGTATCGCACCGCGTCGCTTGATCAATACTGGCGCGTGA
- a CDS encoding DUF2845 domain-containing protein encodes MHALKYLPLLLCLPLLAQASSTYRCGSALVSKEAPTSEVLNKCGEPSSRAFLGYKEVVDAYGFRNEVSVEEWIYGPNNGMYHFLRFEGGRLNEIRSKRGQ; translated from the coding sequence ATGCACGCCCTGAAATACCTGCCACTGTTGCTGTGCTTGCCCCTGCTGGCGCAGGCCTCTTCCACCTACCGTTGCGGCAGCGCCCTGGTCAGCAAGGAGGCGCCGACCAGCGAGGTGCTGAATAAATGCGGCGAGCCGAGCAGCCGCGCCTTTCTCGGCTACAAGGAAGTGGTCGATGCCTATGGCTTTCGCAACGAGGTCAGCGTCGAGGAATGGATCTACGGGCCGAACAATGGCATGTACCACTTCCTGCGCTTCGAGGGCGGCCGCCTGAACGAGATACGCAGCAAGCGCGGCCAATGA
- a CDS encoding DUF2845 domain-containing protein → MIMRRPSFLPFATLLLLGSAAQADTLRCGSQLVSLGDRAFEVERKCGAPAYRDPIGYTLGPYDRREYRIEEWVYGPSNGMLSILRFEGNRLVEIERRRER, encoded by the coding sequence ATGATCATGCGCAGACCTTCCTTCCTGCCGTTCGCCACCCTTCTCCTGCTCGGCAGTGCCGCGCAGGCCGACACCCTGCGCTGCGGCAGCCAACTGGTCAGCCTGGGCGATCGGGCCTTCGAGGTGGAACGCAAGTGCGGCGCCCCGGCATACCGTGACCCCATCGGCTATACCCTGGGCCCCTACGACCGCCGAGAGTATCGGATCGAAGAGTGGGTCTATGGCCCGAGCAATGGCATGCTCAGCATCCTGCGCTTCGAGGGTAACCGTCTGGTCGAGATCGAACGCCGCCGCGAACGCTGA